Proteins encoded together in one Camelina sativa cultivar DH55 chromosome 9, Cs, whole genome shotgun sequence window:
- the LOC109126319 gene encoding uncharacterized protein LOC109126319: LISFVCDACGTKGDRSPYVCHQCDFMIHQTCAYLPRLIHVNHHDHRISYKYPVGVREVRCGVCWEDIDWSCGAYSCSLCPRYAIHSQCAVRDDVWDGEELDGVPEDVEDIEPFKRNDDNTITHFAHQHNLMSLNKDDEENSLCGGCVRPIGSYTFYKCSKSDCSFILHETCANLLKKKRHFLSPEPLTLCLQSQRYTEACRACRQVSCKGFMYFTNYENQNFDLLCSSITVP, translated from the coding sequence CTGATCTCCTTTGTTTGTGATGCTTGTGGGACAAAAGGTGACCGTTCTCCTTATGTGTGTCATCAATGCGATTTCATGATTCATCAAACGTGCGCATATTTACCACGTCTTATTCACGTTAATCACCATGACCACCGCATTTCGTACAAGTATCCTGTTGGTGTTCGAGAAGTGAGATGTGGAGTTTGTTGGGAAGATATTGATTGGTCATGTGGGGCTTATTCTTGTTCTCTTTGTCCTCGTTATGCTATTCATTCACAATGCGCAGTAAGGGACGACGTGTGGGATGGGGAAGAGCTCGATGGAGTACCTGAAGATGTCGAAGATATCGAGCCATTCAAGAGGAATGATGACAACACAATCACTCATTTCGCTCATCAACATAACCTCATGAGCCTCAACAAAGACGATGAAGAAAACAGCTTGTGTGGAGGATGTGTTCGTCCCATCGGTTCTTACACATTCTACAAATGTTCAAAATCAGATTGCAGTTTCATTCTCCATGAAACGTGTGCTAATCTTCTTAAAAAGAAACGACATTTTCTGAGCCCAGAGCCTCTCACTCTTTGCCTCCAAAGCCAACGCTACACAGAAGCTTGCCGAGCTTGTCGTCAAGTTTCTTGCAAAGGATTCATGTACTTTACAAATTATGAGAATCAAAACTTTGACTTACTATGCAGTTCGATTACAGTGCCA